A genomic segment from Paenibacillus sp. FSL K6-1096 encodes:
- a CDS encoding DUF6199 family natural product biosynthesis protein: protein MTGLIGFIIVAIGLVIAVWPKAAWYLRLGWRFKNAEPSGLALGAERVTGVILVIAGFILMVSSCASGSADRHWAERFKEKLDSGQVQEISIGLINPAVLSGEETTKMIQMIQDAELRPFDSGNSFGASNTGTITFTDQTRVDIVILGPTGGIELHPDDTQTDYEIMSEELKTWLANYGN from the coding sequence TTGACAGGACTCATTGGGTTTATAATCGTAGCCATCGGATTGGTTATAGCCGTCTGGCCTAAGGCCGCCTGGTATTTACGGCTGGGGTGGAGGTTCAAGAATGCGGAGCCCAGCGGGCTGGCCTTAGGGGCGGAACGGGTAACAGGTGTGATCCTGGTGATCGCCGGCTTCATCCTGATGGTATCAAGCTGCGCCTCAGGCAGTGCGGACCGCCATTGGGCCGAGCGGTTTAAGGAGAAGCTGGACTCGGGGCAGGTACAGGAAATCAGCATCGGCCTGATTAATCCCGCTGTATTAAGCGGGGAAGAAACCACTAAGATGATTCAAATGATACAGGATGCAGAGCTTAGACCTTTCGATTCAGGGAATTCGTTCGGAGCCAGCAACACCGGGACGATTACCTTTACCGACCAGACCCGGGTAGATATCGTTATTCTGGGCCCGACCGGGGGAATCGAACTGCATCCCGATGATACGCAGACGGATTATGAGATCATGAGCGAAGAATTAAAGACGTGGCTTGCGAATTACGGGAACTGA
- a CDS encoding LysR family transcriptional regulator, with amino-acid sequence MESGDLRIFQAVAREGTITKAAQALNYVQSNVTSRIQFLEAELKIPLFHRSNRGMTLTPAGENLLEYTNAILMLMDEAIRSTQYSEHPAGPLRIGSIETTAVIHLTSMIADYHSHYPDVHLSLITGETHDLLHKVLDHKLDGAFVYGPVDQPDIEHIAAYEEELVLIAQPGTSELQELLHRPMLFFDVGCTHRVKAERFLRESGMHTYQIQEFGTLEMILSGVSAGLGVSLLPKSAIRKAEEAGRITSHRLPEEYRKLQVWFIYRRNAVLSSAMCRFVEMVGQV; translated from the coding sequence ATGGAAAGTGGAGATTTGAGGATTTTTCAGGCTGTGGCCCGGGAGGGTACAATTACAAAGGCTGCGCAAGCCTTGAACTATGTTCAGTCCAATGTGACCAGCCGGATTCAGTTCCTGGAGGCTGAGCTGAAGATCCCGCTGTTCCACCGGTCCAACCGTGGGATGACATTAACGCCTGCGGGCGAGAACCTGCTGGAATACACGAATGCCATACTAATGCTAATGGATGAAGCAATACGATCCACCCAATACTCCGAGCACCCGGCCGGCCCGCTGCGGATTGGCTCCATTGAGACGACAGCGGTTATTCATCTGACATCCATGATTGCCGATTATCACTCCCACTACCCCGATGTCCATCTGTCGCTCATCACGGGCGAAACGCATGACCTTCTGCATAAGGTACTTGATCATAAATTGGATGGGGCTTTCGTCTATGGACCGGTTGACCAGCCGGATATCGAGCATATTGCGGCTTACGAGGAGGAGCTGGTGCTGATTGCCCAGCCGGGGACGAGCGAACTTCAGGAATTGCTGCACAGGCCCATGCTGTTCTTCGACGTCGGCTGCACACACCGGGTCAAAGCCGAGCGCTTCCTGCGCGAAAGCGGGATGCACACCTATCAGATTCAGGAGTTCGGCACGCTGGAGATGATTCTGAGCGGGGTATCCGCCGGACTCGGCGTCTCGCTGCTGCCCAAGTCCGCCATTCGCAAGGCGGAAGAAGCTGGACGAATCACCTCCCACCGCCTGCCCGAGGAATACCGGAAGCTACAGGTATGGTTCATCTACCGCCGCAACGCCGTGCTCTCCAGTGCAATGTGTAGGTTTGTGGAGATGGTGGGGCAGGTGTAA
- the erm gene encoding 23S ribosomal RNA methyltransferase Erm, with translation MRKHDKKHRTIRKHKTGPNFTAQHLLHNPATIKKLIGIARLQPTDTVLEIGPGKGSLTFPLAERSRKVIAVEIDAGFVQTLRAKATGYPHIRIVHGDIRRVRLPAEPFSVVSNIPFSITTDILDKLLGTEGSMLQSGVLIVEQGAARRFTQNTYLEPRLLRWSMYFRLEMIAVIPRTHFAPPPGVDAAILRIVRRDRPLIPVGKGKQFAAFAACMLRDPRLMTAYALKRIFTPAQLKHSLRTAKADREQPVATLSAEQWASLFMSMIRHVDSPRWPKG, from the coding sequence ATGCGTAAACATGACAAAAAGCATAGAACGATAAGAAAACATAAAACGGGGCCAAATTTCACTGCCCAGCATTTGCTGCACAATCCGGCCACTATCAAAAAACTCATTGGTATCGCGCGTCTGCAGCCGACTGATACCGTGCTGGAAATTGGTCCAGGCAAAGGAAGCCTTACGTTTCCGCTTGCCGAACGTTCCCGCAAAGTCATTGCTGTCGAGATCGATGCGGGATTTGTTCAAACACTTCGCGCTAAAGCAACAGGTTATCCGCATATTCGCATCGTACATGGTGATATAAGGAGGGTGCGGCTGCCCGCCGAACCTTTTAGCGTTGTCTCCAATATCCCTTTTTCAATTACGACGGACATTCTGGACAAGCTGCTTGGGACCGAAGGCAGTATGTTACAAAGCGGTGTTCTGATTGTCGAACAGGGGGCAGCCCGAAGATTTACTCAAAACACCTATCTGGAACCTCGTCTACTGCGGTGGAGCATGTATTTCCGGCTCGAAATGATCGCTGTCATTCCCCGTACCCATTTTGCTCCGCCACCCGGCGTCGATGCCGCCATCTTACGGATTGTCCGCAGAGATCGCCCGTTAATCCCGGTTGGGAAAGGAAAGCAGTTCGCTGCCTTCGCTGCTTGTATGCTGCGTGATCCGCGGCTGATGACGGCGTATGCGCTCAAGAGAATTTTCACTCCGGCGCAGTTGAAGCATTCACTGCGGACCGCCAAGGCGGATCGCGAGCAACCGGTCGCGACCCTTTCGGCTGAACAGTGGGCAAGTCTGTTTATGTCCATGATTCGCCATGTCGATTCCCCTCGATGGCCAAAAGGCTAA
- a CDS encoding S-layer homology domain-containing protein has protein sequence MSSTEEGSDPGQYPSSARTELGDAITTAQAVASNVQATAAQVEQALEELVSAIATCNAAVVPESDKTELNAAIAEAQAQLSSTVEGTDPGQYSSSARTALGDAITTAQAVASNSQAAAAQVEQALEELTAAIATYNAAEVPEADKTELNAAIAEAQAKLAGTVEGNDPGQYPSSARTALGDAITTAQAMADNAQATAAQVEQALEELAAAIATYNAAVVSESDKTALNAAIAEAQAKLAGTVEGNDPGQYPSSVRTALGDAITTAQAVASNAQATTAEVEQALEALVSAIATYNAAVVPESDKTGLNAAIAEAQAKLSSTAEGTDPGQYPSSARTALGDAITTAQAMADNAQATAAQVEQALEELAAAIATYNAAVVSESDKTELNAAIAEAQAKLSSTEEGGDPGQYPSSVRTALGDAITTAQAVASNAQATAAEVEQALEELAAAIAIYNAAVVSESDKTELNTAIAEAQAKLSSTEEGSDPGQYPSSARTALVDAITTAQAVASNSQATAAQVEQARAAIASALAVYMASAVPQPDAPHWESGAAAQVEDRGISHIKLGWPEAQALAGIEGYRIYIGAEARLLAELTGDQLRSYDAVALDPGTRYVFLIRAYNAAGESQGLPVETLTLPDLTALDSQITQAEQRLTDTTEGAGTGQYPAQARAVLAAEIAAAKAVAQQLESPQQDVDAAAAALQQAIISYNQAVIRQVDPPAPPSSGASPSDNAQLKVLQLSADGVVLPLTPGFNAETTSYQVETRATELVLRVEAADAKATMSVTREGDGQRLEPGSIWPLQLGSNRYRITVKAENGMERIYTLTVQRLADEQTMEPKPQAGSQPAQESEPPVAPVFTDTIGHWAEEQIRRAVSQRWVQGYPDQAFRPGQAVTRAEFIVMLVQALRPDAAAGSAPSFSDEHSWGEWAKPSIRLAVELGWIRGYADGSFRPNREISRAEMAVVLARVFGIAASGSAGLPFVDGEAIPAWAQGSVEALYARGIVAGRAGGQFAPAASTTRAEAVVVLLRALD, from the coding sequence TTGTCGAGCACGGAAGAGGGCAGCGACCCAGGCCAATATCCATCGAGTGCGCGGACCGAGTTGGGTGACGCAATCACGACAGCGCAAGCCGTCGCGTCCAATGTACAGGCAACGGCAGCACAAGTAGAGCAAGCGTTGGAAGAACTCGTCTCGGCAATCGCAACCTGTAATGCTGCAGTGGTGCCGGAGTCTGACAAGACTGAGCTGAACGCAGCGATTGCAGAGGCCCAGGCGCAGTTATCAAGTACGGTCGAAGGCACCGACCCGGGCCAGTATTCGTCGAGTGCGCGTACCGCGTTAGGTGACGCAATCACGACAGCCCAGGCCGTCGCGTCCAACTCACAAGCGGCGGCAGCACAAGTGGAACAAGCGTTGGAAGAACTCACCGCCGCAATCGCGACCTACAACGCGGCAGAGGTGCCGGAGGCGGACAAGACTGAGCTGAACGCAGCGATTGCAGAGGCCCAAGCGAAGCTTGCTGGCACGGTCGAGGGTAACGATCCGGGGCAGTATCCATCGAGTGCGCGGACCGCGTTGGGTGACGCAATCACGACAGCGCAGGCGATGGCGGATAATGCACAGGCAACGGCAGCACAAGTGGAGCAAGCGTTGGAAGAACTCGCCGCTGCGATCGCGACCTACAATGCGGCCGTCGTATCCGAGTCTGACAAGACCGCACTGAACGCAGCGATTGCAGAGGCCCAGGCGAAGCTTGCTGGCACGGTCGAGGGTAACGACCCAGGCCAATATCCATCGAGTGTGCGGACCGCGTTGGGTGACGCAATCACGACAGCCCAGGCTGTCGCGTCCAATGCCCAGGCGACGACAGCAGAAGTGGAGCAAGCGTTGGAAGCGCTCGTCTCGGCAATCGCCACCTATAATGCGGCAGTGGTGCCGGAGTCTGACAAGACTGGGCTGAACGCAGCGATTGCAGAGGCCCAGGCGAAGCTATCAAGTACGGCCGAAGGCACCGACCCGGGCCAATATCCATCGAGTGCGCGGACCGCGTTGGGTGACGCAATCACGACAGCGCAGGCGATGGCGGATAATGCACAGGCAACGGCAGCACAAGTGGAGCAAGCGTTGGAAGAACTCGCCGCTGCGATCGCGACCTACAATGCAGCCGTCGTATCGGAGTCTGACAAGACTGAACTGAACGCAGCAATTGCAGAGGCTCAGGCGAAGTTGTCGAGCACGGAAGAGGGCGGCGACCCAGGCCAATATCCATCGAGTGTGCGGACCGCGTTGGGTGACGCAATCACGACAGCCCAGGCTGTCGCGTCCAACGCACAGGCGACGGCAGCAGAAGTGGAACAAGCGTTGGAAGAACTCGCCGCCGCGATCGCGATCTACAATGCGGCTGTCGTATCCGAGTCTGACAAGACTGAGCTGAACACAGCCATTGCAGAGGCTCAGGCGAAGCTGTCGAGCACGGAAGAGGGCAGCGATCCGGGGCAGTATCCGTCGAGTGCGCGGACAGCGTTGGTTGACGCAATCACGACAGCCCAGGCTGTCGCGTCCAACTCACAAGCGACGGCAGCACAAGTGGAGCAAGCCCGAGCGGCCATAGCTTCGGCGCTGGCAGTATACATGGCCTCTGCTGTGCCGCAGCCTGATGCTCCACACTGGGAGAGCGGCGCGGCGGCGCAGGTAGAGGATCGGGGGATATCCCATATTAAGCTAGGCTGGCCTGAAGCGCAGGCGCTTGCCGGCATCGAAGGTTACCGGATCTATATCGGCGCAGAGGCACGGCTGCTGGCCGAGCTGACGGGAGACCAATTACGTTCGTATGATGCGGTTGCGCTTGATCCGGGCACACGGTATGTGTTCCTCATCCGGGCATACAATGCCGCCGGGGAGAGTCAGGGGCTGCCTGTCGAGACGTTGACGTTGCCTGATCTGACTGCACTGGACAGTCAGATCACCCAAGCGGAACAGCGACTGACAGATACGACAGAAGGCGCCGGAACTGGTCAATATCCAGCGCAGGCGCGAGCTGTCTTGGCAGCAGAGATTGCAGCGGCAAAGGCAGTCGCACAGCAATTAGAATCGCCCCAGCAGGATGTTGATGCTGCGGCAGCAGCGCTTCAGCAGGCGATAATCAGCTACAATCAGGCTGTGATCCGGCAAGTCGATCCGCCTGCACCGCCATCCAGCGGCGCGAGCCCTTCGGACAACGCTCAGTTGAAGGTGCTGCAGCTGTCAGCCGACGGGGTAGTACTCCCGCTCACGCCGGGCTTCAATGCCGAGACGACAAGCTACCAAGTGGAGACTAGGGCTACCGAGCTGGTGCTCCGTGTCGAAGCGGCAGATGCCAAGGCGACTATGTCGGTCACTCGGGAGGGGGACGGGCAAAGGCTGGAACCGGGGTCGATCTGGCCGCTGCAGCTAGGAAGCAACCGTTACCGGATCACAGTGAAGGCAGAGAATGGAATGGAGCGCATCTACACCCTAACCGTGCAACGCCTTGCTGACGAGCAGACAATGGAGCCGAAGCCACAGGCCGGGTCACAGCCGGCTCAGGAGAGCGAACCGCCCGTAGCGCCAGTCTTCACTGATACGATCGGCCACTGGGCAGAGGAGCAGATCCGGCGCGCTGTATCTCAACGCTGGGTGCAGGGTTACCCGGACCAGGCTTTCCGGCCGGGGCAGGCAGTTACAAGAGCAGAGTTCATCGTAATGCTCGTCCAGGCGCTGCGGCCTGATGCTGCTGCAGGCTCAGCGCCAAGCTTCAGCGATGAGCATAGCTGGGGGGAGTGGGCGAAGCCATCGATCCGGCTGGCTGTCGAGCTGGGATGGATCAGAGGGTATGCCGATGGCAGCTTCCGGCCGAACCGCGAGATTTCCCGCGCAGAGATGGCTGTCGTCTTGGCCCGGGTGTTCGGTATCGCTGCGAGCGGGTCGGCGGGACTGCCTTTCGTCGATGGAGAAGCTATCCCGGCCTGGGCGCAGGGTTCAGTCGAAGCGCTCTACGCGCGGGGCATCGTGGCAGGCAGAGCAGGCGGCCAGTTTGCTCCGGCAGCATCGACCACACGCGCCGAAGCCGTTGTCGTCCTGCTCCGGGCACTGGATTAG
- a CDS encoding SMI1/KNR4 family protein has translation MNSGKEKALIREFITWAEEHGWEIKRKSGSELHLDSGITSRYKGWPNEYLEFLEVVETCVAPDEQTWFICEAEFNHSAETEFRWNEFEMLSVEAAAGDPAWLSEITAWWDHHLPIVMSVEDGYSFYAIDLTTDSGVIVHGCEPEFEEVETVADSFGEFLAWLMSDSSR, from the coding sequence ATGAATAGTGGAAAAGAAAAAGCTCTTATCCGGGAATTTATAACTTGGGCGGAGGAACATGGCTGGGAGATAAAGAGAAAATCCGGTTCTGAGCTACATTTAGATAGCGGGATTACCTCCCGATACAAAGGATGGCCCAATGAGTATTTAGAATTTCTAGAGGTTGTTGAGACTTGCGTTGCACCGGATGAGCAAACCTGGTTTATTTGTGAGGCTGAGTTCAATCATAGCGCGGAAACCGAATTCCGGTGGAATGAATTTGAAATGCTTAGTGTGGAAGCCGCAGCGGGTGATCCGGCCTGGCTGTCTGAGATCACGGCCTGGTGGGATCATCACTTGCCAATCGTAATGTCTGTGGAGGACGGATATTCCTTCTACGCCATTGACTTAACGACAGACAGCGGGGTTATTGTTCATGGATGTGAGCCTGAATTCGAAGAGGTTGAGACGGTAGCCGATTCATTTGGGGAATTTCTGGCCTGGCTGATGTCAGATTCGAGTAGATAG
- a CDS encoding LuxR C-terminal-related transcriptional regulator, protein MNPNDQDIPLLRSKWTTPRQRDEYIARRRLLDELEDSANGRLTVVSAPAGSGKTTLLSQWARHTGRAVAWVSLDPLDNDPIRFWRYIAAALGEQSTPAVVARLTSAVAALPHRSLYAFVDALMNEWYCLSRPVTLILDDYHLITEQVIHDSLAYAISYLPEQAHLMIGSRAELPFPTGRWLAGGEMRIITFERLRFSVQETRDFYNRTHSLPLTDEQVDRLHLATEGWVTGLQLAAVSQTDWQNHASRIDRLDGSHRAIVDYLFQEVYSTLTEAEQHFLCRTAVLERMDAGLCAAVSGEPGSGQMLQRLEAANLFVIPLDTQGNWYRYHPLFGEFLRTLLRQQHPQALRAAHRTASRACAARGLVDAAIEHACAGEDYPALEALLEQHMEELLRQGQYANILRWLEHTPADAAVSPEWLTLHAFVLTVSGKTGRAERLLRELEQRLREETDTNRAASILSGLFFLRSNLLFFTGSYEVWQTFADGLEKDMLIDNGIFYSYNFNVSEPQINRTPIGLKGALSREVEAVGLRFSQVLEAHGWTYSLFNLYVKQSLAEGYYEWGRLEDCQRLLDQIGAYGELAATPGLYVPHRILQARLYASQDQYELALAWLAQGLPAAESYPASRWSAALLAARARLLLAQEQVGPARRELGRLGLSQQELPSLDRELELLTWARLLERQHKHVQALRLLERLLPQAERDGLVCSIVEIGLLTAILEHRRGQRRAALQRVESVLRIARGHGYIRSFLDEGEAAAALLRLYVQSPDRPAADPALEDYARQLLERMRPLQPQPSELAVPDADMPSESELAMLSLIRSGASNKQIAAGLALSEGTVRVYLSRLYAKLGVSSRTQALQAAQGKGWFSS, encoded by the coding sequence GTGAATCCAAATGACCAAGATATCCCGCTGCTGCGCTCTAAATGGACAACGCCCCGCCAGCGGGATGAATATATCGCGCGACGCCGGCTGCTTGACGAGCTGGAGGACTCGGCAAACGGCAGGCTGACGGTCGTATCCGCGCCTGCGGGCAGCGGCAAGACGACACTGCTCAGTCAATGGGCCCGACATACCGGCCGTGCCGTTGCCTGGGTGTCGCTGGACCCGCTGGACAATGATCCAATCCGGTTCTGGCGATACATCGCCGCCGCGCTCGGCGAACAATCGACACCAGCTGTCGTTGCCAGGCTAACATCGGCGGTCGCCGCCCTCCCGCATCGGTCGCTGTACGCCTTCGTCGACGCATTGATGAACGAGTGGTACTGCTTGTCCCGTCCGGTCACACTTATTTTGGACGACTACCATCTCATCACCGAACAGGTTATCCATGACAGTCTTGCTTATGCGATCAGCTATCTGCCCGAACAGGCGCATCTGATGATCGGCAGCCGCGCCGAGCTTCCCTTCCCGACAGGACGATGGCTGGCCGGCGGCGAAATGCGCATTATAACCTTTGAGCGGCTCCGGTTCAGCGTACAGGAGACCCGTGACTTCTATAACCGGACGCACAGTCTTCCCTTGACCGACGAACAAGTCGACCGGTTGCATCTCGCTACCGAGGGCTGGGTAACGGGGCTGCAACTGGCCGCCGTCTCGCAGACCGACTGGCAGAATCATGCCTCCAGGATCGACCGGCTCGACGGCAGCCACCGGGCGATCGTCGACTATCTTTTTCAGGAGGTATACTCTACTCTGACAGAGGCGGAGCAGCATTTCCTGTGCCGCACCGCTGTACTGGAGCGGATGGATGCCGGGCTATGCGCTGCTGTGAGCGGCGAGCCCGGGAGCGGGCAGATGCTCCAGCGGCTGGAGGCGGCCAATCTGTTCGTTATACCGCTTGACACGCAAGGGAACTGGTACCGGTACCACCCGCTGTTCGGCGAGTTCCTGCGGACGCTGCTCAGACAGCAGCATCCGCAAGCGCTGCGGGCGGCCCACCGCACCGCCAGCCGTGCCTGCGCCGCACGCGGTCTCGTCGATGCGGCGATTGAGCATGCTTGTGCAGGGGAGGACTACCCGGCGCTGGAGGCGCTGTTGGAACAGCATATGGAGGAGCTGCTGCGCCAAGGCCAGTATGCCAATATCTTGCGCTGGCTGGAGCATACGCCCGCAGATGCCGCCGTATCGCCAGAGTGGCTGACGCTGCATGCCTTCGTCCTGACGGTGAGCGGCAAGACCGGCCGAGCCGAACGTCTCCTGCGCGAGCTTGAGCAAAGACTGCGCGAAGAGACCGATACGAACAGAGCTGCCTCTATTCTCTCTGGCCTGTTTTTCCTCCGCTCCAACCTGCTGTTCTTCACCGGCAGCTACGAAGTGTGGCAGACCTTTGCCGATGGACTTGAGAAGGACATGCTGATCGACAACGGCATCTTCTACAGCTATAACTTCAATGTCTCGGAGCCGCAGATCAACCGGACGCCGATCGGACTGAAGGGTGCTTTGTCGCGCGAGGTCGAGGCGGTCGGTCTGCGCTTCAGCCAGGTGCTGGAGGCTCACGGCTGGACGTACTCGCTATTCAATCTCTACGTGAAGCAGTCACTCGCCGAAGGCTACTACGAATGGGGCCGGCTTGAGGATTGCCAACGTCTGCTGGATCAGATCGGCGCTTATGGAGAGCTGGCGGCGACGCCCGGTCTGTACGTGCCCCACCGCATCCTGCAAGCCAGACTGTACGCCAGCCAGGATCAATATGAATTGGCGCTCGCCTGGCTGGCCCAAGGTCTGCCTGCCGCCGAGAGCTATCCGGCCAGCCGCTGGAGCGCCGCCTTGCTGGCGGCCAGAGCGCGTCTCCTGCTCGCACAGGAGCAGGTCGGTCCAGCCCGGCGCGAGCTCGGCCGGTTAGGGCTATCCCAACAGGAGCTGCCCTCGCTGGACCGCGAGCTTGAGCTGCTGACATGGGCCCGCCTTCTGGAGCGGCAGCACAAGCATGTGCAGGCGCTGCGCCTCCTGGAGCGGCTGCTGCCCCAGGCCGAGCGCGACGGTCTGGTCTGCAGCATCGTCGAGATCGGTCTGCTGACGGCGATCCTGGAGCATCGGCGGGGTCAGCGGCGTGCAGCGCTGCAACGAGTCGAGTCCGTACTCCGGATCGCCCGCGGACACGGCTATATCCGCTCCTTCCTCGACGAAGGCGAGGCTGCAGCTGCGCTGCTGCGCCTCTATGTCCAGTCCCCGGACCGGCCGGCCGCCGATCCGGCGCTGGAAGATTACGCCCGCCAGCTCCTGGAGCGTATGCGGCCGCTGCAGCCGCAGCCATCGGAGCTTGCCGTCCCGGACGCCGACATGCCAAGTGAGAGCGAGCTAGCGATGCTTAGCCTCATCCGCAGCGGCGCATCCAACAAGCAAATTGCCGCCGGGCTCGCGCTCTCCGAAGGCACGGTGCGTGTCTATCTCTCACGGCTGTATGCCAAGCTCGGCGTCTCCTCGCGCACACAGGCGCTGCAGGCGGCGCAGGGCAAGGGCTGGTTCAGCAGCTAG
- a CDS encoding effector binding domain-containing protein — MITTQLSKIGEVSGRYGVSCRTLRYYEEIGLITSIREPGSAKRLYSGEMLRKLELILLLKQLSFSVKDITAVLLASELSTAVSVFCNKLGEVQREISSMLVLRELLERYVELLQAQGHAKGNAIGLLLEQSKKINLDVAAMFCEEESNIETEESGGMEHQRVKLEDHQVRFIELKPMKVAYYQTTAGNQPEDEAWNVLYAWVKEKGLDRAPATRYFGFNQPGAQNEHGYEMWATVSEDTEPSGKVRIKQVNGGLYAVSSLYGLDIPDAWSRLNEWVQSSQYQPGPDQWLEEHFLFNGDMFVNETFQLDLYYPIAVQAKG, encoded by the coding sequence ATGATTACCACTCAGCTGAGTAAAATCGGAGAGGTGTCGGGCCGTTACGGAGTCTCCTGCCGGACGCTAAGATACTACGAGGAGATCGGCCTGATTACGAGCATCAGGGAACCGGGAAGCGCAAAACGCCTGTACAGCGGGGAGATGCTCAGGAAGCTTGAACTGATCCTGCTGTTGAAGCAGCTAAGCTTCTCTGTAAAGGACATTACAGCGGTTCTGTTAGCCTCTGAACTGTCAACGGCGGTCAGTGTATTCTGCAATAAGCTGGGAGAGGTTCAGCGGGAGATCAGCAGCATGCTGGTCCTCAGGGAGCTTCTCGAACGGTATGTGGAATTATTGCAGGCACAGGGGCACGCCAAGGGCAATGCAATCGGCCTGTTACTGGAGCAGTCGAAGAAGATTAATCTGGACGTTGCTGCCATGTTTTGTGAAGAAGAATCAAATATAGAGACGGAGGAATCAGGAGGAATGGAACATCAACGGGTGAAGCTGGAGGATCATCAAGTCCGGTTTATCGAATTGAAGCCGATGAAGGTAGCCTACTATCAGACAACCGCAGGGAATCAGCCGGAGGATGAGGCGTGGAATGTTCTGTATGCATGGGTGAAGGAAAAAGGGTTAGACCGGGCTCCGGCCACCCGGTATTTCGGCTTCAATCAGCCCGGCGCACAGAATGAGCATGGTTACGAGATGTGGGCTACAGTCTCTGAGGACACCGAACCCTCGGGTAAGGTACGGATTAAGCAGGTGAACGGCGGTCTTTATGCCGTCTCCAGCCTATACGGGCTAGATATCCCTGATGCCTGGAGCCGTTTGAACGAATGGGTGCAGAGCAGCCAATATCAGCCGGGCCCGGATCAATGGCTGGAGGAGCACTTCCTGTTCAACGGAGATATGTTTGTTAACGAAACGTTTCAGTTGGATCTTTATTACCCTATAGCCGTACAGGCGAAGGGGTGA
- a CDS encoding helix-turn-helix transcriptional regulator has product MYEWHRQIQTIVDEMDQCIKQHNSEAITLQSLADKLGYSEFHTTRKFKEISGMQLRDYLRHRKLAFALKEVRDSGKSILDIALDYGFSSHEAFTRAFKMTYGVAPSEYRKHPYPVVLRTKINPFDRYFFGLGEVGMVKSTKEVKIYFVTIPAHKFLYIENVESNGYWDFWQKQSLIPGQDCETITGLLDSIKGKLDDDGGSDTNSGNGQIMAYRIDPDGRLCDWGIPRTECYGVRLPYDYEGEVPAQMLMTDVPGAEYIVFEHGPFDYEQENRSVEERMEQAMAAFDYTGTGYCFDPTPGRIIYFYFNPERYFKYVRPVRKS; this is encoded by the coding sequence ATGTACGAGTGGCACAGGCAAATCCAGACCATTGTCGATGAGATGGACCAGTGTATTAAGCAGCATAACAGTGAAGCCATAACGCTGCAGTCGCTTGCTGACAAGCTGGGGTATTCAGAATTCCATACGACGAGAAAATTCAAAGAAATATCCGGGATGCAGCTTAGGGATTATCTACGCCACCGGAAGCTGGCTTTTGCACTGAAGGAGGTGCGGGACAGCGGCAAAAGCATTCTGGATATTGCCCTCGACTATGGCTTTTCGTCCCATGAAGCCTTTACGCGCGCGTTCAAGATGACCTATGGTGTGGCTCCGAGCGAGTACCGGAAGCACCCGTACCCTGTTGTTCTCCGGACCAAGATTAACCCGTTTGACCGCTACTTTTTCGGACTAGGAGAGGTTGGCATGGTAAAATCTACAAAAGAGGTTAAGATTTATTTCGTGACCATTCCCGCACACAAATTCCTGTACATCGAGAACGTTGAGAGCAACGGGTATTGGGATTTCTGGCAGAAGCAGAGCCTGATTCCAGGGCAGGATTGCGAGACTATCACCGGCTTGCTGGACAGTATCAAGGGCAAGCTGGATGATGACGGCGGAAGCGATACGAACAGCGGCAATGGCCAGATTATGGCGTATAGAATTGACCCGGACGGCAGACTCTGCGATTGGGGGATTCCGCGCACAGAGTGCTATGGGGTACGTCTCCCTTACGATTACGAAGGTGAAGTTCCCGCACAGATGCTGATGACCGATGTCCCTGGGGCGGAGTATATAGTGTTCGAGCACGGGCCGTTTGATTATGAGCAGGAGAACCGCAGTGTCGAGGAACGGATGGAGCAGGCTATGGCCGCTTTTGATTATACAGGCACCGGTTACTGCTTCGACCCTACCCCCGGAAGGATCATCTACTTCTACTTCAACCCGGAGCGGTACTTCAAGTATGTCCGGCCTGTGCGGAAGTCATAG